One stretch of Planococcus sp. PAMC 21323 DNA includes these proteins:
- a CDS encoding DJ-1/PfpI family protein: MTKILLLLANGFEASEASVFTDVMGWNKWEGDGSTDVVTVGKHPQLQCTWNFQVIPEQQLSDISLEEFDALAIPGGFEEAGFYEDAFSEDFQEVVRYFDAHKKPIASICVAALMVAHSGILENKQATTYDHPTSKRRDQLKQYGVQVMDQRIVCEDYIITSSNPGTAFDVAFELLEMVTSKENKEKVKELMGFA; the protein is encoded by the coding sequence ATGACAAAGATATTATTACTCTTAGCTAATGGATTTGAAGCTTCTGAAGCGAGTGTCTTTACGGATGTGATGGGGTGGAACAAGTGGGAAGGTGACGGCTCTACAGACGTGGTGACTGTCGGAAAGCATCCCCAATTACAATGTACGTGGAACTTTCAAGTGATTCCAGAGCAGCAGCTAAGTGATATATCATTAGAAGAGTTTGATGCGTTAGCGATTCCTGGCGGTTTTGAAGAAGCAGGATTTTATGAAGACGCATTTAGTGAAGATTTTCAAGAAGTCGTGCGTTATTTTGATGCGCACAAAAAACCGATTGCTTCGATTTGTGTCGCGGCATTAATGGTGGCACACAGTGGGATTTTAGAAAACAAACAAGCTACCACTTACGATCACCCAACAAGCAAACGACGCGATCAATTAAAACAATACGGTGTACAAGTGATGGATCAGCGAATTGTTTGTGAGGACTATATTATTACTTCTTCCAACCCAGGAACGGCGTTTGATGTGGCTTTTGAACTGCTTGAAATGGTCACGTCAAAGGAAAATAAAGAAAAAGTAAAAGAATTGATGGGGTTTGCGTGA
- a CDS encoding glucose PTS transporter subunit EIIB, protein MIKKFNFKTPGREDEKTDEVVVDEVAVDSQKSRPHTIIDAFGGKGNIVDLDNCATRLRVTVKDPELVKKNAFPATGSKGVIMNGTGVQVVYGPQVSVIKNEIEEILEQ, encoded by the coding sequence TTGATCAAGAAATTTAACTTTAAAACTCCAGGACGTGAAGATGAAAAAACAGATGAAGTTGTAGTAGATGAAGTGGCTGTTGATTCGCAAAAGAGCCGTCCGCATACAATCATCGACGCATTTGGAGGAAAAGGGAATATTGTAGACCTTGATAACTGTGCGACACGACTGCGTGTAACGGTTAAAGACCCGGAACTGGTAAAGAAAAACGCGTTTCCTGCGACTGGCAGTAAAGGAGTCATTATGAACGGAACGGGAGTTCAAGTTGTCTATGGACCTCAAGTATCCGTTATAAAAAATGAAATCGAAGAGATACTCGAACAATAA
- a CDS encoding nucleoside deaminase, translating to MDIIERVIQLANKNVDEGGRPFSCIITRGDEIIAERANQVAQTNDPTAHAETLAIQDACKKLGTEHLTDCEIYILASPCPMCLGAMYYCSPKKVTYITTREEYKTYYRDDRKYFELENFYDEYPKSVEDRRLPMEQLDHADRLDPYKRWNEKHGTKKA from the coding sequence ATGGATATTATTGAACGAGTGATTCAATTGGCAAATAAGAACGTTGACGAAGGCGGACGACCCTTTTCATGCATCATTACGCGCGGGGATGAAATTATTGCTGAACGCGCAAATCAAGTGGCTCAAACAAACGACCCTACCGCACATGCAGAGACGCTTGCAATTCAAGATGCCTGCAAAAAGTTAGGCACTGAACACTTAACAGATTGTGAAATTTATATTTTGGCTAGCCCATGTCCTATGTGCTTAGGCGCTATGTATTACTGCAGCCCTAAAAAAGTAACGTATATCACGACAAGGGAAGAATACAAAACTTATTACCGTGATGACCGTAAATATTTTGAGCTAGAAAATTTTTACGATGAATACCCAAAATCAGTTGAAGATCGCCGCTTGCCTATGGAGCAACTAGATCACGCTGACAGACTTGATCCCTACAAACGTTGGAATGAAAAACACGGGACGAAAAAAGCCTGA
- a CDS encoding ABC transporter ATP-binding protein, whose product MTIFAAQEVRKTFINGEVAEEILKGIDLSLQEGEITALVGASGSGKSTLLTIAAGLQPTSDGQIVFNGQNMTDMSSEQIRKIRASEFGFVFQAAHLVPFLTVEEQLLLMLDVAGTKLSKKQQKQEVGELLGQVGMNHRKDAYPASLSGGERQRVAIARAIIHKPKMLFADEPTASLDSKRSKEVMTLIHDLTKTLRITTLMVTHDEEMLSYADHVVTMKDGLVS is encoded by the coding sequence ATGACGATTTTTGCAGCTCAAGAAGTACGAAAAACGTTTATAAATGGTGAAGTCGCAGAAGAAATATTAAAAGGAATCGACTTGTCTCTTCAAGAAGGTGAAATCACAGCGCTTGTCGGCGCTTCCGGTTCTGGTAAAAGTACATTATTAACCATTGCAGCAGGATTACAACCAACATCAGATGGTCAAATTGTTTTTAACGGACAAAACATGACCGATATGTCTTCTGAACAAATTCGGAAAATACGAGCTAGTGAGTTCGGATTTGTTTTCCAAGCAGCTCACTTAGTGCCGTTTCTAACGGTAGAAGAACAATTATTGCTTATGCTTGATGTAGCTGGAACTAAATTGTCGAAAAAACAGCAAAAACAAGAAGTTGGCGAATTGCTTGGACAAGTCGGTATGAATCACCGAAAAGATGCTTATCCGGCTTCCTTATCCGGCGGTGAGAGACAACGGGTTGCTATTGCCCGGGCAATAATCCACAAACCGAAAATGTTGTTTGCCGATGAACCTACTGCAAGTCTCGACTCAAAACGATCAAAAGAAGTAATGACTCTGATCCATGATTTGACGAAAACTTTACGCATTACAACGTTAATGGTGACGCATGACGAAGAAATGCTGTCGTATGCGGATCACGTCGTTACGATGAAAGATGGATTAGTGAGTTAA
- a CDS encoding DUF4064 domain-containing protein, translating to MKRTAEVVLTIIGALGFVFIAAIGGIMIWLQNNRGIMEESFNEMAAETPEIGMGDLDEMLNMLGTGGWFLAVASVVAVILGIVAMVLLKGNKKPVVAGIILIATAVIVSFVTGGAGILAGIFYLIAGIMALVRKPKIVIEG from the coding sequence ATGAAACGAACAGCAGAAGTAGTCTTAACAATCATTGGTGCGCTAGGTTTTGTATTTATCGCAGCCATTGGAGGTATAATGATTTGGCTTCAAAACAACAGAGGAATTATGGAAGAGTCGTTTAATGAAATGGCCGCAGAAACCCCTGAAATAGGTATGGGCGATTTGGATGAAATGCTGAATATGCTGGGCACTGGAGGATGGTTTCTTGCGGTTGCTTCAGTAGTCGCAGTAATTTTAGGAATTGTGGCAATGGTTTTACTTAAAGGAAACAAAAAGCCTGTAGTAGCGGGGATTATCCTAATTGCTACTGCGGTAATCGTCTCGTTTGTAACAGGTGGAGCCGGTATTTTAGCAGGTATTTTCTACCTGATTGCTGGTATTATGGCGCTTGTACGAAAGCCTAAGATTGTGATTGAGGGATAA
- a CDS encoding N-acetylneuraminate lyase, producing the protein MKGLFTALMVSYDKDGEINEKGLREIIRYNLDVTKVDGLYVNGSTGENFMISTEEKKEIFRIVKDEVKDQVELIAQVGSVNLKESLELAKYATDLGYDALSAVTPFYYKFDFEEIKNYYNTIINSVDNKMIIYSIPFLTGVNISIDQFAELFENEKIIGVKFTAGDFYLLERMRKTFPDKLLYAGFDEMLLSAAVLGVDGAIGSTFNVNGQRAREIYELANKGEIAKAREIQHETNDFITELLNNGLYQTLKEILKEKGVDAGYCRQPMKELTEEKVEVAKKMAAKYF; encoded by the coding sequence ATGAAAGGTTTATTTACAGCGTTAATGGTTTCTTACGATAAAGACGGAGAAATCAACGAAAAAGGATTACGTGAAATTATTCGATACAATTTAGATGTAACAAAAGTAGATGGTTTATACGTAAACGGCAGTACAGGGGAAAACTTCATGATTTCTACTGAAGAAAAGAAAGAGATTTTCCGCATTGTAAAAGACGAAGTAAAAGATCAAGTCGAGTTGATCGCACAAGTCGGATCAGTCAACTTGAAAGAATCTCTTGAGCTTGCTAAATACGCAACTGATTTAGGCTATGATGCACTTTCTGCCGTTACACCGTTTTACTATAAGTTTGATTTTGAAGAAATCAAAAACTACTACAACACCATTATCAATTCAGTAGACAATAAAATGATCATTTACTCAATTCCATTCTTAACTGGCGTAAATATTAGCATTGATCAATTTGCAGAGCTATTTGAAAATGAAAAAATCATCGGTGTGAAATTCACAGCGGGTGACTTCTATCTATTAGAGCGCATGAGAAAAACATTCCCGGATAAATTACTTTATGCTGGATTTGATGAAATGCTTTTATCCGCAGCTGTTCTTGGAGTAGATGGTGCGATTGGGAGTACGTTTAACGTTAACGGACAACGCGCGCGTGAAATTTATGAGCTGGCAAACAAAGGCGAAATTGCCAAAGCGCGTGAAATCCAACACGAAACAAACGATTTCATCACAGAGCTGTTAAACAACGGCCTTTACCAAACATTAAAAGAAATTTTGAAAGAAAAAGGCGTAGACGCAGGTTATTGCCGTCAGCCAATGAAAGAATTGACAGAAGAAAAAGTAGAAGTTGCGAAGAAAATGGCTGCGAAATACTTTTAA
- a CDS encoding N-acetylmannosamine-6-phosphate 2-epimerase — protein MDKQSLLAKLKGGLIVSCQALEDEPLHSSYIMSRLAVAAQEGGAIGIRANSYEDISAIKERVDLPVIGIVKRDYDDSNVFITATLKEVEEVVKSGAEIVALDATNQLRPNGQSLDEFYAEIRHAFPDVLLMADISTFEEGVKASVLGFDLVATTLSGYTQYTKNAVLPNTELIKSLTEAVDTPIMAEGGYWRPEELEQAMAYGAHGCIVGSAITRPREITKRFVSSLNK, from the coding sequence ATGGATAAACAGTCATTACTAGCAAAACTAAAAGGTGGGCTCATTGTCTCGTGTCAGGCTCTAGAAGACGAACCGCTACATAGTTCGTACATCATGTCTAGACTAGCAGTAGCAGCTCAAGAAGGTGGAGCTATCGGCATTCGAGCGAATAGCTATGAAGACATCAGTGCTATAAAAGAACGGGTCGACTTGCCAGTCATTGGTATTGTAAAACGCGATTACGACGACAGCAACGTATTTATCACAGCGACGTTAAAAGAAGTAGAAGAAGTAGTGAAATCGGGAGCAGAAATCGTTGCTCTTGATGCAACAAATCAGCTAAGACCAAACGGCCAAAGCTTGGATGAATTTTACGCAGAAATCCGACATGCATTTCCGGATGTGTTATTAATGGCGGATATTTCAACCTTTGAAGAAGGTGTCAAAGCAAGTGTGCTTGGTTTTGACTTAGTTGCCACAACACTTTCTGGCTACACACAATACACGAAAAACGCAGTGCTTCCAAATACGGAGTTGATCAAATCTCTTACTGAAGCGGTAGACACCCCAATAATGGCAGAAGGCGGTTACTGGCGTCCAGAAGAGCTTGAACAAGCGATGGCTTACGGCGCTCACGGTTGCATCGTTGGGTCAGCTATTACACGACCACGAGAAATCACAAAACGTTTTGTCTCAAGTCTCAACAAATAG
- a CDS encoding ABC transporter ATP-binding protein, whose translation MSKSAMQLVNLKKTIGKKPIIKGLDFEIKAGEVFGFLGPNGAGKTTTIRMMVGLIDITEGDVLIEGKSIKTDFKNAIQHVGAIVENPEMYPFLSGWKNLQHYARMVKGVTEARMNEVVSLVGLGNAIHEKAGRYSLGMRQRLGIAQALLHSPSILILDEPTNGLDPSGIREIRKYIRNLAEKENVAVIVSSHLLSEIELMCDRIGIIKNGELVAIENVQSVETEETLHEVYIEAEPLAPAKTYLETQLANKIGITAKELSMSVKREEIPAILKKLVEQGINIYGVRVLQATLEDKFFDLIGENTIE comes from the coding sequence ATGTCTAAATCAGCCATGCAATTGGTTAATTTGAAAAAGACGATCGGGAAAAAGCCGATTATTAAAGGATTGGATTTTGAGATCAAAGCAGGAGAAGTATTTGGGTTTTTAGGACCGAACGGAGCGGGTAAGACAACAACGATCCGCATGATGGTCGGATTGATCGATATTACAGAAGGCGATGTACTGATTGAAGGAAAAAGCATCAAGACTGACTTTAAGAATGCGATTCAGCACGTGGGCGCAATCGTCGAAAATCCGGAGATGTATCCATTTTTAAGTGGTTGGAAAAATTTGCAGCATTATGCGCGTATGGTCAAAGGTGTGACGGAAGCCCGCATGAACGAAGTGGTTTCACTTGTCGGTTTAGGCAACGCAATTCATGAAAAAGCAGGGCGGTATTCACTAGGTATGCGCCAACGTCTCGGAATTGCGCAAGCGTTGTTGCACAGTCCATCGATATTAATACTAGATGAGCCAACGAACGGTTTGGATCCATCGGGTATTCGGGAGATTCGTAAATACATACGCAATTTAGCGGAAAAAGAAAATGTGGCAGTTATTGTTTCGAGTCATTTGCTTTCGGAAATCGAATTAATGTGCGACCGGATCGGCATTATTAAAAATGGTGAATTGGTTGCGATTGAAAACGTGCAGAGCGTTGAAACTGAAGAAACATTACATGAAGTTTATATCGAAGCAGAACCGCTAGCACCTGCTAAAACGTATTTGGAAACACAATTAGCAAACAAAATCGGAATAACCGCTAAAGAACTGTCGATGTCGGTTAAACGTGAAGAAATCCCGGCTATTTTGAAGAAACTTGTAGAACAAGGGATCAACATTTATGGCGTTCGTGTGCTACAAGCGACGCTAGAGGATAAATTCTTTGACTTGATTGGAGAGAATACCATTGAGTAA
- a CDS encoding ABC transporter permease codes for MNIAWKEIKKNKVRFAILGSIVFLVSLLTFIISGLANGLSQDNAALVKDLPDGQFYMAEDAEGTHNLSRIDLEVQDQTLAETKDAVALSIQMGFLNDEDDKQRSVAFVTTTDSPLFEDVKAGEVVLDRSLEEAGIKVGDTLTNDQFSGEFVVKGFAEQQKYSHAPVAFINMENYKEIYRTDEMQLMFVPESDEYPTIAGLESYTNKEFLSAIPSYSAEQLSLNMIVWFLVVISALLFAIFFYMMNVQKIGLYGILKAIGVKTSTLFKMMWTQMFFITTIALVFSITLSQLFNQFAPAGMPFSLTATVTIQLSIVFLVIGFIGATLSGIQIKKVEPLQAIQQGEV; via the coding sequence ATGAACATCGCATGGAAAGAAATTAAAAAAAATAAAGTACGATTTGCCATTTTAGGTTCGATTGTTTTTCTCGTTAGTTTATTGACGTTTATCATATCAGGACTAGCGAATGGCTTGTCACAAGACAATGCTGCGCTTGTTAAAGATTTACCAGACGGTCAGTTTTACATGGCCGAAGATGCAGAAGGTACGCATAACTTGTCTCGAATCGATTTAGAAGTTCAAGATCAAACCTTGGCAGAAACAAAAGATGCAGTTGCCTTATCGATTCAAATGGGCTTTTTAAATGATGAAGATGACAAACAACGCAGTGTGGCATTTGTCACGACGACGGATTCCCCACTGTTTGAAGATGTAAAAGCTGGTGAAGTTGTACTCGATCGTTCTTTAGAAGAAGCCGGCATAAAAGTTGGCGATACTTTGACGAATGATCAATTTAGCGGAGAGTTTGTGGTTAAAGGGTTTGCGGAGCAGCAAAAATACAGCCACGCACCCGTTGCATTTATCAACATGGAAAACTACAAAGAAATATACCGTACGGATGAAATGCAATTGATGTTCGTCCCTGAAAGTGACGAGTACCCAACCATTGCAGGTCTCGAATCTTATACAAACAAAGAGTTTCTTTCAGCTATTCCAAGTTATAGCGCTGAACAACTCTCACTTAACATGATTGTTTGGTTTTTAGTAGTTATCAGTGCCCTATTGTTTGCGATTTTCTTCTATATGATGAACGTTCAAAAAATTGGCTTGTATGGTATTTTAAAAGCGATCGGTGTGAAAACAAGTACCTTGTTTAAAATGATGTGGACGCAAATGTTCTTTATTACGACCATCGCGCTTGTATTCTCCATTACGTTGAGCCAATTATTCAATCAATTCGCACCAGCAGGAATGCCGTTTAGCTTAACCGCTACCGTAACAATTCAATTGTCGATTGTGTTTTTAGTTATTGGCTTTATCGGTGCTACTTTATCTGGTATCCAAATTAAAAAAGTCGAACCATTACAAGCAATTCAACAAGGAGAGGTTTAA
- a CDS encoding ABC transporter permease has protein sequence MSNFLNLIWNEQIKLYAQKSTWVMFIAIFAIAVGGGLLTKYMGTESDFKEYGNNWQAELQEENAQLTAEMENDEFIQSINQPMIEENNYYLENDIKPAPYDGWEYVLENSFLSSLISLFTIVVAAGIISNEFKWGTIKLLLIRPISRTKILFSKYVSVLVFALTLLLFLLVTSWMTGAVLFGLNGLNPSLVQQQIEGFVQVGVLGEIVEAYGYSLVTLVMMATFAFMISAIFRSSGMAIGLAIFLMMAGNTIVVFFAQYDWAKYILFANTNLKQYMAGGMPINEDMTLTFSVVVLLVYFIVFLGAAWTAFTKRDIAGQ, from the coding sequence TTGAGTAATTTCTTAAACTTAATCTGGAACGAACAAATAAAATTATATGCTCAAAAATCAACGTGGGTTATGTTTATCGCCATTTTTGCAATCGCAGTTGGTGGCGGGCTGTTAACAAAATACATGGGCACGGAATCAGACTTTAAAGAATACGGAAACAATTGGCAAGCAGAGCTTCAAGAAGAAAATGCGCAGCTAACCGCTGAGATGGAAAATGATGAATTTATCCAAAGCATAAATCAACCGATGATTGAAGAAAATAACTACTATTTAGAAAATGATATTAAACCTGCACCTTATGACGGCTGGGAGTATGTACTAGAAAACAGTTTCCTTTCGTCATTAATCAGCTTGTTCACCATTGTCGTGGCAGCTGGAATCATATCAAACGAGTTTAAATGGGGTACAATAAAGTTATTATTGATTCGTCCCATTTCAAGAACAAAGATTTTATTCTCAAAATATGTATCCGTATTGGTTTTTGCACTTACATTGCTCTTATTCTTATTGGTAACTTCTTGGATGACAGGAGCCGTATTGTTCGGATTAAATGGCTTAAATCCATCATTAGTTCAGCAACAAATAGAAGGCTTTGTTCAAGTAGGTGTGCTTGGTGAAATTGTTGAAGCATACGGGTACAGCTTGGTCACTTTAGTCATGATGGCGACGTTCGCATTTATGATTTCGGCAATTTTTAGAAGTAGTGGTATGGCAATTGGACTGGCGATCTTCTTAATGATGGCAGGTAATACGATTGTTGTATTTTTCGCACAATATGATTGGGCTAAATATATTTTATTTGCCAATACTAATTTAAAACAGTATATGGCTGGTGGTATGCCGATCAATGAGGACATGACCTTAACGTTTTCAGTTGTGGTGCTCCTTGTTTACTTTATTGTGTTTTTAGGAGCAGCATGGACAGCATTCACTAAGCGCGACATCGCAGGACAATAA